From the genome of Thermococcus sp. M39, one region includes:
- a CDS encoding Tfx family DNA-binding protein has product MKSFLTEQQIRILQLRAKGLKQSEIAELLGTSRANVSILEHRALEKIEKARNTLIIWEQINSKISIEVKKGEDIFTIPDKLFKKADELKIKVPYSTAEIIAFLVEHAPIDDRIAKRDFTLFLDAQDRLKISECLLEDIDEIRKNYRSENPI; this is encoded by the coding sequence ATGAAGAGCTTCCTCACTGAACAACAGATTAGAATATTACAGCTTAGAGCCAAAGGCTTAAAGCAGAGTGAAATAGCCGAGCTTTTAGGCACAAGTAGAGCTAATGTCAGCATTCTTGAGCACAGAGCCTTGGAAAAGATTGAGAAAGCTAGAAACACCCTTATCATCTGGGAGCAGATAAATTCAAAGATTAGCATCGAAGTGAAAAAAGGCGAAGACATCTTCACAATCCCAGATAAGCTGTTCAAGAAAGCTGATGAGCTTAAAATCAAAGTTCCTTACAGCACAGCTGAAATAATAGCTTTTCTTGTTGAGCATGCTCCCATAGACGACAGAATTGCGAAGAGGGACTTCACACTTTTCTTGGATGCCCAAGACAGGCTTAAAATAAGTGAGTGCCTACTTGAGGATATTGATGAGATACGGAAGAACTACAGAAGTGAAAATCCCATTTAA
- a CDS encoding CidB/LrgB family autolysis modulator has product MNSFGIFLTLALFYLFSKLYQKKRAFYLNPVLLSILSIAIILKTFNISYQTYMESAQILSFLLGPAVVSLAIPLYKQRDIIKAYAREIGIGIAFGGTLAILSAFYVAKLLGAEEIVLLSIAPKSITTAIAIGVSEKIGGIPALTAVLVILTGIMGNAIGVEVLNLARVKDKVARGLAMGVTSHGLGTARIILDDELAGAVSGLAMALNGIFTSVVLPYLINILK; this is encoded by the coding sequence ATGAACAGCTTTGGAATCTTTCTAACTCTAGCCTTATTCTACTTATTCTCAAAGCTCTACCAGAAAAAGAGGGCTTTCTACTTGAATCCCGTTCTTCTCTCGATACTCTCAATTGCTATAATTTTAAAGACTTTTAACATAAGCTATCAGACTTACATGGAAAGCGCACAAATACTGAGTTTTCTTCTTGGCCCAGCGGTTGTTAGCTTAGCTATTCCCTTATACAAGCAGAGAGACATTATTAAAGCTTATGCTCGTGAGATAGGAATTGGGATAGCCTTTGGAGGAACTCTAGCAATTTTGAGCGCATTTTATGTTGCAAAGCTTTTGGGAGCAGAAGAAATAGTTCTGCTCAGCATTGCTCCTAAGAGCATAACTACAGCAATAGCGATTGGAGTTAGTGAGAAAATAGGAGGCATACCAGCTTTAACAGCTGTTCTCGTTATTTTGACTGGAATAATGGGGAATGCTATTGGTGTTGAAGTGTTAAATCTGGCTAGGGTTAAAGATAAGGTGGCGAGAGGATTGGCCATGGGGGTTACTTCTCATGGCTTGGGAACTGCTAGGATAATCCTTGATGATGAGCTTGCTGGAGCAGTCAGCGGATTGGCGATGGCATTAAATGGGATTTTCACTTCTGTAGTTCTTCCGTATCTCATCAATATCCTCAAGTAG
- a CDS encoding CidA/LrgA family protein: MYKGLAIIFGFLFLGEVLVRILSLPIPGNVVGMILLTLALVFNVVRLEDVEKEAELLVRNMSIMFIPPGVGIVLYWGLIKSQAVPIFVALIVSFFVTMVLTAKLVEFLRRERK, translated from the coding sequence ATGTATAAGGGATTAGCTATAATTTTTGGCTTTCTCTTTCTAGGCGAAGTCTTGGTTAGGATCTTAAGTCTCCCGATTCCTGGCAACGTTGTAGGGATGATTCTCCTCACTTTAGCGTTGGTTTTCAACGTTGTTAGGCTTGAAGATGTTGAGAAAGAGGCGGAGCTGTTAGTGAGGAACATGAGCATAATGTTCATTCCTCCCGGAGTCGGTATAGTTTTATATTGGGGGTTAATCAAAAGCCAAGCAGTGCCAATTTTTGTAGCTTTAATAGTGAGCTTCTTCGTAACAATGGTTCTGACAGCTAAGCTTGTTGAATTCTTAAGGAGGGAAAGAAAATGA
- a CDS encoding HD domain-containing protein — protein sequence MYEKSQLLSEIKSLMENDQLFEMFKRTFEKYEYYFNTTNYIVLNVYQFNDHGSIHVLLTARRALEILKILKKFGVQTTAEKLGKPFEWSKFIVAFGALFHDIGNMIHRENHYLFSTILAEPIIDELAKEFEKTDWLLLKALTLNAIYTHDEATQCTTIEGSCVTVADGCDMEQGRSRLVHKKDKVDIHSVSALAIEKVEIREGDSRTPIIIDVKMKHLSGIFQVDEILTKKVKNSLLSGKVRIRIHAENQLLEKVV from the coding sequence ATGTACGAAAAAAGCCAGCTTTTGAGTGAGATTAAATCCCTTATGGAGAATGATCAGCTGTTTGAGATGTTTAAACGAACGTTTGAGAAGTATGAATACTACTTCAACACCACAAACTACATTGTTCTTAATGTTTATCAGTTCAATGACCATGGGAGCATTCATGTTCTTTTAACTGCTAGAAGAGCATTGGAGATCTTAAAAATACTCAAAAAATTTGGTGTTCAAACAACAGCAGAAAAACTCGGCAAGCCCTTTGAGTGGAGCAAGTTCATAGTTGCATTTGGTGCTTTGTTCCATGACATCGGAAACATGATTCACCGTGAAAACCACTATCTTTTCAGCACGATTTTAGCAGAACCTATCATAGATGAGCTTGCTAAGGAGTTTGAAAAAACAGACTGGCTGCTTTTAAAGGCTTTAACATTAAATGCAATCTATACTCATGACGAAGCAACGCAGTGCACAACAATTGAAGGAAGCTGCGTTACGGTTGCTGATGGCTGTGATATGGAGCAAGGCCGTTCGAGGCTTGTTCACAAGAAAGATAAGGTCGATATCCACTCAGTTTCAGCACTTGCAATTGAGAAAGTTGAAATACGCGAAGGCGATAGTAGGACACCAATAATTATAGACGTCAAAATGAAGCACCTCTCTGGGATCTTTCAAGTTGACGAAATTCTGACTAAAAAAGTTAAGAACTCTCTGTTGAGCGGAAAAGTTAGGATTA
- a CDS encoding mechanosensitive ion channel family protein translates to MEIPINTTSLFSSLPLANITLTSIIKAVLILAIGLILANIFKKWIIKLSRVTEYVWLINEETADIVNKLIMIVALIYALDTLGILSIEIAGTTLSNIIAASLVFYFLYLIAKKSKDYLLMSGAKKGNLPEVQLKAKLFYYSLLLIALLISLNIAGFTGKLTTLMVAGGITGIVLGFSAQTVIANFISGIFMYFDKPLKIGDPVEVAGYSGVVNDIRILSTRIRTWDGTLVRIPNEKIFNSEIRNLQKYPARRVDVLIGIAYKEDISRAIEVIKKTLEEMPLVLAEPEPAVYVNELAESSVNIYVKAWAPSEKWFDVRSTVLQKIKEALEREGIEIPFPQRVNWFAEELRVKVEKE, encoded by the coding sequence ATGGAGATTCCTATTAACACAACATCCCTGTTTTCCTCACTTCCTCTAGCCAACATAACTTTAACCTCGATTATAAAGGCTGTTCTAATTTTAGCCATCGGCTTAATATTGGCGAACATTTTCAAAAAATGGATTATCAAGCTTTCAAGAGTAACGGAGTATGTATGGCTAATCAATGAGGAAACCGCCGACATAGTTAACAAGCTGATCATGATAGTTGCCCTCATCTATGCTTTAGATACCCTTGGGATTCTCTCAATTGAAATAGCTGGAACAACGCTGAGCAACATAATAGCAGCTTCTCTCGTCTTCTACTTCTTATATTTGATTGCAAAGAAATCAAAGGACTATCTTTTAATGAGCGGGGCAAAGAAGGGCAATCTGCCAGAGGTTCAGCTTAAAGCTAAGCTCTTCTACTACTCTCTCCTCCTCATTGCACTCCTCATATCACTCAACATAGCTGGCTTCACTGGAAAGCTCACGACCCTAATGGTTGCTGGAGGAATAACTGGTATAGTCTTGGGTTTTTCTGCTCAAACTGTAATAGCAAACTTCATCTCCGGCATATTTATGTACTTTGATAAACCATTGAAGATAGGTGATCCTGTTGAAGTTGCTGGCTATTCTGGAGTTGTCAATGACATAAGGATTCTCTCTACGAGGATAAGGACTTGGGACGGAACTTTAGTCAGAATTCCAAATGAGAAAATATTTAACAGTGAGATAAGGAATCTACAGAAATATCCAGCGAGAAGGGTTGACGTGCTCATAGGAATAGCGTACAAAGAGGATATAAGCAGAGCTATTGAAGTTATAAAGAAAACTCTAGAGGAGATGCCCCTTGTTCTGGCTGAACCAGAGCCAGCAGTGTATGTTAATGAGCTAGCAGAAAGCAGCGTTAACATATATGTCAAAGCATGGGCTCCAAGTGAGAAGTGGTTTGACGTGAGAAGTACCGTCTTGCAGAAGATTAAGGAAGCTCTAGAAAGAGAGGGTATTGAAATCCCATTCCCACAGCGTGTCAACTGGTTCGCAGAGGAGCTTAGAGTAAAAGTTGAGAAAGAGTAA
- a CDS encoding DUF432 domain-containing protein, which translates to MFGEYELRTRFIKVFDKKIHLTEETDEIVVYRRDEIKRIIKKADRLKILPSPAIGYGVKLLMVKLNEPIAVPPKDAISGYIEVPIEVDVKVGDLTIDHFILGKEKYALYGTVDVGVITRYHKSKFYVKEPDSVGIAKVIISNPSKEWKLIERIVFPIKDSVMFYTKDKAYYPLLIVTLKTAVPEVNNTGKPPKDGLIPTREALSLPNFLMRW; encoded by the coding sequence ATGTTTGGAGAATATGAGCTAAGAACAAGATTCATCAAAGTTTTTGACAAAAAGATTCACCTCACTGAAGAAACTGATGAAATTGTTGTTTATCGGAGAGATGAGATTAAAAGGATAATAAAGAAAGCTGACAGACTCAAAATTCTGCCCTCTCCAGCTATAGGTTATGGAGTCAAACTTCTAATGGTCAAGCTGAATGAACCGATAGCTGTCCCGCCCAAAGATGCAATTTCTGGATACATAGAGGTGCCGATAGAAGTTGATGTAAAAGTAGGAGATCTCACAATAGATCACTTCATCCTTGGAAAAGAGAAATATGCCCTTTATGGAACTGTAGATGTTGGTGTTATTACAAGATACCACAAAAGCAAATTTTATGTGAAAGAGCCCGATTCCGTGGGAATAGCCAAGGTCATTATCAGTAACCCTTCCAAGGAGTGGAAACTGATAGAGAGGATAGTTTTCCCGATAAAGGACAGCGTGATGTTTTATACCAAAGATAAAGCGTATTACCCGCTTTTAATAGTTACTCTCAAGACTGCTGTTCCTGAAGTTAACAACACTGGGAAACCTCCGAAAGATGGATTAATCCCAACTAGGGAAGCATTATCATTACCCAATTTCTTGATGAGGTGGTGA